A genomic region of Daphnia carinata strain CSIRO-1 chromosome 5, CSIRO_AGI_Dcar_HiC_V3, whole genome shotgun sequence contains the following coding sequences:
- the LOC130695967 gene encoding conserved oligomeric Golgi complex subunit 8-like: MENEDGLLKLVFSGNDLKDLSAKFEQLNLTTIDASQYLKQLNSLGLKKLGNEINRIAEEKTSIINQTQELAFQEYPTFIETAQCTKEIFQNFQKVSQSTEKLTSGLTTLKEKCLEFSQTAQSLSAARRLTSLALSRHTQLLEILELPQLMDTCVRNGYWEEALELASYVARLERKLGYIPLIVKVAQEVQSCTRLMLSQLIAQLRMPAQLPHCLKVVGYLRRMGVFSEEEIRLKFLQARDSWFKSTLEEIPKEDAYQHILKTVELSRVHLFDIATQYRAIFTDEDPLVLANQDPNTNESAIYYSWLIQKITEFLAALQSDLPKVSPSSLESVFGQCMYFGLSFGRIGSDFRSLLVPLFSQVVYDRFVHSANKSEAQFAEAMANFSLTRTNSLGSNASYSYIQSAPSSADQIQPPYSLLKFSPLAELCNGLIAAFNELRICAPVQLVNLVVRKLEQTLRNCSQIVADFHRQEMGAFTANEELEFTKCLQLYRTEFMLYIQKILQIMFSPALISAQTGYTTGEIVKQELCNLNKSFILDPIDHLLTKEESLPELALFTSSSLKLETQTEAKNREDIVRPIDESVTERLLKNGTQDGETLTAEHDQHEAKLETSEPVPEHETHPDIVIESETKTEIEPELRSDPSESHTVQFVIGASEVLTIHPSAENLEPETDAISNQERSSEPEQEAENDREHIVNTTETEPVNTAIIDGPSSSVEVEQEKNEIS, from the exons ATGGAAAACGAAGATGGACTTCTCAAACTTGTATTTAGCGGAAACGATCTCAAAG ATCTCTCGGCAAAGTTCGAACAGCTCAATCTCACAACAATTGATGCCAGCCAATACCTAAAACAGTTAAATTCACTGGGCTTAAAGAAATTGG ggaATGAGATTAATAGGATAGCAGAAGAGAAGACATCCATCATCAACCAAACTCAGGAGCTAGCGTTTCAGGAATACCCAACTTTTATTGAAACAGCTCAAtgcacaaaagaaattttccaaAAT TTCCAAAAAGTGAGCCAGAGCACAGAGAAGTTGACCTCTGGTCTGACAActttaaaagagaaatgtttAGAGTTTTCTCAAACAGCCCAATCTTTAAGTGCGGCGAGACGGTTAACAAGTTTGGCATTGTCCCGACATACACAACTGTTGGAAATCCTAGAACTACCGCAGCTTATGGATACGTGCGTCCGCAATGGATATTGGGAGGAGGCACTTGAACTAGCTTCTTACGTGGCGCGCTTAGAGCGTAAATTAGGATACATCCCCTTGATTGTG aaagtagCTCAAGAAGTTCAGTCGTGCACGCGGTTGATGCTGAGTCAGTTAATAGCTCAGCTGAGAATGCCAGCACAACTTCCACATTGTTTGAAAGTAGTGGGATACCTGAGGCGTATGGGTGTCTTTTCCGAAGAGGAAATTCGCCTTAAATTCCTCCAAGCTAGAGATTCTTGGTTTAAATCTACATTGGAAGAAATTCCGAAAGAAGATG CTTATCAGCATATTCTGAAAACCGTGGAATTGAGCCGTGTGCATCTGTTCGACATTGCCACGCAGTATCGTGCCATATTTACTGATGAAGATCCACTAGTATTAGCCAATCAAGATCCAAACACAAATGAATCTGCCATCTATTACTCGTGGCTAATTCAAAAG ATAACGGAATTTTTGGCGGCACTTCAATCCGACCTGCCCAAGGTTTCGCCGTCTTCGCTGGAGTCCGTGTTTGGGCAATGCATGTATTTTGGCCTTAGTTTCGGCCGTATCGGATCAGACTTCCGGTCGCTGCTTGTGCCGCTTTTCTCGCAGGTGGTCTATGATCGATTTGTCCACTCAGCCAATAAGTCTGAGGCGCAGTTCGCAGAAGCCATGGCCAACTTTAGCTTGACACGCACCAATTCGCTTGGAAGTAATGCTAGTTATTCATATATCCAATCGGCTCCGTCCTCCGCCGACCAAATCCAGCCACCTTATAGCCTTCTAAAATTTTCGCCGTTGGCTGAATTGTGCAATGGGTTGATTGCCGCCTTTAACGAATTACGTATCTGTGCTCCGGTTCAGTTGGTCAACCTGGTCGTTCGCAAACTAGAGCAAACTCTCCGCAATTGCTCGCAAATTGTTGCCGACTTTCATCGACAAGAGATGGGGGCTTTTACAGCCAATGAAGAGCTAGAATTCACCAAATGTTTACAACTATACCGCACCGAATTTATGTTATACATCCAAAAGATACTTCAAATTATGTTTTCACCTGCGCTAATCTCCGCCCAAACGGGTTACACAACTGGAGAAATAGTGAAACAAGAGCTATGCAACCTTAACAAGAGTTTTATTCTCGATCCCATCGACCACCTGCTCACCAAAGAAGAGTCCTTGCCAGAATTAGCTTTGTTTACGTCATCATCTCTTAAGCTTGAAACTCAAACAGAGGCGAAAAATCGTGAGGACATTGTCAGACCAATTGATGAATCAGTAACCGAACGATTGCTGAAGAATGGCACTCAAGACGGAGAAACGTTGACCGCTGAACATGACCAGCATGAGGCAAAACTTGAGACGAGTGAACCTGTTCCTGAACACGAAACACATCCTGATATCGTCATAGAATCCGAAACCAAAACTGAAATCGAACCAGAACTTAGGTCGGATCCAAGTGAAAGTCATACAGTACAATTTGTAATAGGGGCTTCTGAAGTGCTGACGATTCACCCATCAGCTGAAAACCTGGAACCCGAAACGGATGCGATTTCTAATCAGGAACGAAGTAGTGAGCCTGAGCAAGAAGCAGAAAACGATCGAGAACATATTGTGAATACAACAGAAACTGAGCCTGTAAACACAGCGATAATTGATGGACCATCTTCATCAGTTGAagtggaacaagaaaaaaacgaaattagtTGA
- the LOC130695994 gene encoding uncharacterized PE-PGRS family protein PE_PGRS54-like produces MSLMHILVIALVGQSLADGKPNPSGPQNESRKPMLVFATNGEGKTMEDEKKTGFRRSIPPGGALGFGGFDAGLGTGFVANGGNAGSFGNGLLTNNFAGNAGLGLGVGLTANSFMGTGLGNNFAGNGLAGGTFGVEGLNPTLQGSLNPLTFRNTMVYSPYGTNAGAFGVSAAAPNQFGLSSGFWPNRQGSMTNNFNGFSGLGGLNDVSSFSGINGLNGFNGVNGFNNIPGVGGLSSLGGVNTFRNAGIGGLNGLSSLNGINTGTGFNNFGSLSNGINGFSSFDNRFNGFNNGLNSFSSFNTGIPSGFNSNPTQFGVNTFGGSSSFKRSPLDPTSPYYTRLYNSDSNNEDDQQTNSGWSTNRNSGQSASGRGVNTVTSQSAGGQIRSNSNSSV; encoded by the exons TTGCCCTTGTTGGGCAGAGTCTGGCGGATGGCAAGCCGAATCCATCGGGTCCGCAAAATGAATCACGCAAGCCAATGTTGGTGTTTGCCACAAATGGCGAAGGCAAGACTATGGAAGATGAGAAGAAAACAGGATTCCGTAGGAGCATACCTCCTGGTGGAGCATTAGGATTTGGTGGATTCGATGCAGGCCTTGGAACGGGTTTTGTAGCCAACGGTG GTAACGCAGGAAGTTTCGGAAATGGGTTATTGACCAACAATTTTGCAGGTAATGCTGGCCTGGGTCTCGGGGTAGGTTTGACGGCCAATAGTTTCATGGGTACCGGTTTAGGAAACAACTTTGCAGGGAATGGTTTAGCGGGAGGTACGTTTGGGGTAGAGGGATTGAATCCAACGCTGCAAGGATCTCTGAATCCATTGACCTTCAGGAATACGATGGTTTATTCGCCTTATGGAACTAATGCTGGAGCCTTTGGCGTCAGTGCTGCTGCACCGAATCAATTTGGCCTTAGCTCAGGTTTTTGGCCGAACAGGCAAGGATCGATGACCAACAATTTTAATGGATTCAGTGGACTGGGGGGTTTGAACGACGTCTCAAGTTTCTCGGGAATCAATGGACTGAATGGATTCAACGGCGTGAATGGGTTCAACAATATCCCTGGTGTCGGAGGATTGAGCAGCCTCGGCGGTGTCAACACTTTCAGAAACGCAGGCATCGGTGGACTGAATGGCCTCAGCAGTTTGAATGGTATCAACACTGGCACCGGCTTCAATAATTTTGGGAGCTTGAGCAATGGAATCAACGGTTTCAGTAGCTTCGACAACCGATTCAATGGGTTTAATAACGGGCTCAATAGCTTCAGTTCATTCAACACTGGAATTCCGAGCGGGTTCAACAGTAATCCCACTCAATTCGGTGTCAACACGTTTG GTGGAAGCAGCTCTTTCAAGCGTTCGCCATTAGATCCAACGTCTCCATATTACACTCGGCTGTACAACTCTGATAGCAACAACGAAGACGACCAGCAAACTAACTCTGGATGGAGTACCAACCGCAATTCCGGACAATCTGCTAGCGGCCGAGGTGTCAATACGGTGACCAGTCAGTCGGCTGGTGGCCAAATTCGCAGCAACTCGAATAGTTCCGTTTAA